The DNA region ttgtcacccgtacaggggagatgctgtcgaaatttcttctggcagagagTATCTGGGACgcgacaatatttttggtatcagggCAGGTTTATAATACTTGcttttttgttttggattttttctaagttaatatgataccaatttatttggtatcagagtgaaaTTTTGCATGTTTCCGATGCTTGCTTTCTGGGATTTGGATTTTCGAGTTTAACGAGCTAATTTGGGTCATTTTCGGagttgtacggatttccgtcgattttcttgTTTCGGAGTTCTGAGATCATAAAGGGGGGctggacaacgacggaacatctccagacggtaaataggtaaaatgttaatttttataattttgatacttgtagtaatatctgggaTATAATTTAATAGATATAAGGCGAAATGCACGGGTTCCCGCTCCGAGACGTGGTGAAGGACGTCCACACAAGAGGATATTGGAATCCCTGGCGACAGAGTCGCCAAAGACGTCTGCTGGGGTCGAGCTACCGGTCAAGGACAGACTCCGCATGGTACAGCGGGCGCGTCGAGCTCTCAGAATCCAATGGTTTCAAAGGTACCTACCCTGACCGTACCCGTTGTACCCAGTCCTGCAGTATTCACAGTGCCACCGGCGGTGCCACCTGCGGCATATTCGACACCTCCTCCAGTCATGCGTACGACGTATTCGGCACCTCCTCAAACAATACCTACTGTTGCGTACCCGACACATGCACCAGCAGAACCAGTtacacctaccgtacctccagccgcACCCACCTATAttgaccctgcagtgccaccaATGACACCTACCCCAGcttatgcagcagcaccgggaATACCTCCCCCGGCATATCCAGCGGTAtgacctgtagtatcagctccggtggttccgccagttcccgtGACGATCCTGACACACCTTACCGATATAGTTGTGCCATGAGCTCGGATCCCAACCTTGGCGGATTTGATGAAGAGTCGGTTTACACTATTCCGTGGAGAGaccgatccgagtgtggcccagtcctggatagagactctggagcggaccttcttctacataGCTAAGCTGGCTGCTTTCTATTTACGGGACGAGGCCAATATCTGGTGGGATACGCAACGTTCCATCATAGACGAGTAGAACATCACCTGGgcgagattcagagaggcttttgagagccgataCTTTCCACGGTCATATCAGATGACCCACcgtcaggattttctgagtcttcgtcAGAACAATTGCACAGTGACGGAGTACAATGCTGAGTTTAATCGGCTAGCCAGACTTTGTCCAgaattagttgctgaggacagatgtcgtatgcttcagtttgttcaAGGATtagatggacatctgcaagtaaagatTGCCAGTTTTAGGAATTTGTCTTACATAGAGGCATTGGACAAAAcccttatgattgagtcagctcaccaGAGAGTGTATCCGGACAAGAAGCAGAAGCAGACAGATTGGACATCAGGACAGATTCAATCGCCACAAGTTACCGGACAACAACAGAGTGGTCGTAGTCGGCCAAgttagggtacttctggggtatctggTCGGCCTAAGAAGTCAGGGCGATCTTCATCAAGACATTTCTGGTCtcctcagcagaaccggaaatagTCCGCCAGCAACATTCACTGCACCAGATAtgggtccagagaccacatcacctcAGTCTGCTCCCTGGGACAgttagtttgctattattgcaaactgcctgggcatctGAGCCGAGATTATTCGCTGAAGGCTTAGCATATTGCTTCTGGGGTTTCTATTCATGGAGGACTGCCCAGTCAAATAGGGACTGAgcgaggagggcgaagagcccaatcttcgcataacCTGTAGAGGACAACTCCCCCTGCAGTAGCTGCATATGACATGCATGGACAAGAGCATTCCAGCACCCTTATAGTATCCCAGATCTCTATTTTGGGACCTTAGTAACTAACGCAGGGACAATATCAGTTGTAGCCTCAGCCACTAGTGCAGTATCAGTTGTAGCCCCAACCACTAGTTCAGTACCAGTCACAGCCTCAGCCCACATATCCGTCTCTGGCTCAGTACCCGACACCGTCACAGTGACAGGCTCAGACTCAGgcgcagcagcctttggcagcactaccacctccaccaccgCCAGAGATTGGACGAATTCACGCAGTTACTAGAGAGGATGCACAGTGGGCCAACGGATCCATTTTTCGCGGTACGattttaatttatgcattttctgctatATGCTGATTGACACTGGTAGTTTGCATTCCGTTATTTCTTAAGTATtaatgagggagattggtagactacctgtTTTTAGGCCGCAGCGACTGACCGtttctctaccgtccggtgatacattggacgtcactaAGGAGGTTAGAGAATGCCCATTGGACTTCGGCATGGATTGACTGTCAGCAtaccatgccacagttgattgcctgACGAGGatggtcacattccgacctccgaatcaaccctcgtgggatttcactagcatcaggaATGACGGTATATCTACCATTTCTGCGATTCAGGTTCAGAAGctactgtcacatggctgtcagggatttctattgTCATTAATTAATGCTGATGACAGCAGTAAATATCAGCTCTCAGACATTCCAGTGGTTCGAGAGTATCCGaatgtatttccagatgagctaccaggcttgcctccccgaaggcaagtggagtttgctattgagctaatTCTGGGGACCGCGCTAACATcgaaagcaccttaccgtataacaccgaaagagttggacgagctaaaggtccTGTTGATACAATCGACTTAGGATTAAATGGGGCGATCTTTGTTTTTAatatgtgtgtcaaagggtttaagttaggatttatATTGGTTCTAATATGTACTTAAGTTGTGCAGGACTTGGTAGTTTACACAAGCTTAAAAAGTTTCATGGCTCAGGttcttgaagattggtgaaggatggtgcatccgagggaccacgaACAAGAAGCAAACGGAGTGAAGGGAAGTGAAtctcaaggcaatgtgaaggatgacacgaaGAATAGTTgcaggcttgagtgcatctgagggacaaaggctgaggaggaagacttcaagggcaactccggacaccagtcgactgggagcaaacAGAATGTCTTTGTTCGCTCAGTTCacagacaccagtcgactgctaaaacatgcagtcgactgcaccagttaactgcatgttttatcagtcgactggtataatacCGTTGGGATGATGACGCATAGGATCTCCACAGATTCAAACAAAACAGTAGTCATTGTGTGCTACCAGTTGACTGCATGTTTCAGCAGTCAACTGGTATCGGGAATTCCAGCATACTGTATATAAAGTTGGAAGCTGGAAGAGAACAACTCAACTGATTTGAAATTATTGTTTAAGCTTTCCAAGTGACCTCCAAGCCTTACTACTCTTATTCTCTCCTCC from Zingiber officinale cultivar Zhangliang chromosome 4B, Zo_v1.1, whole genome shotgun sequence includes:
- the LOC121978184 gene encoding CASP-like protein 4A1, translated to MHGFPLRDVVKDVHTRGYWNPWRQSRQRRLLGSSYRSRTDSAWYSGRVELSESNGFKVPPAVPPAAYSTPPPVMRTTYSAPPQTIPTVAYPTHAPAEPVTPTVPPAAPTYIDPAVPPMTPTPAYAAAPGIPPPAYPAMTHRQDFLSLRQNNCTVTEYNAEFNRLARLCPELVAEDRCRMLQFVQGLDGHLQVKIASFRNLSYIEALDKTLMIESAHQRVYPDKKQKQTDWTSGQIQSPQVTGQQQSGRSRPS